The following proteins come from a genomic window of Proteiniphilum propionicum:
- a CDS encoding FecR family protein produces MQFNRDDNNFIRFLKDEKFIEWKLFPTDELNKYWEEFLLQFPDKRKDIKLAEKHFRHIKLSSYKQSPGKKQEAAKRLEKSLRRYYIKNNVRRFAFAAAACAAVLVLSLLYLQEKLYKSRNQLITSSEYIVGNELKQEDIMFITGNETASFQHNIDIQISSEKTAQIRSEYQDAEEISIEQHTMNKLIVPYGKQSRITLADGTQVWLNSGTTLEFPSSFTKNKREVYLTGEMYIEVAPDKNRSFYVHTSDFNVRVYGTKFNASSYAGSPASVVLVEGSIGLQSDDGKQELRLSPDEQAVYSDNGTFQTKRVNVQPFISWKDGYLTFEDTPVTEALKQIERYYNLSFNYGDEVSFQGITCTGKIILSDNLDNVMTALTLISAMKYKKKDKLIYIYKK; encoded by the coding sequence ATGCAATTTAATAGAGATGATAATAACTTTATCCGATTTTTAAAAGATGAAAAATTCATCGAGTGGAAATTATTTCCAACAGACGAACTTAATAAATACTGGGAAGAATTTTTGCTACAATTCCCCGATAAACGAAAAGATATTAAATTGGCGGAAAAGCATTTCCGTCATATTAAACTATCATCTTATAAACAATCACCTGGGAAAAAGCAGGAAGCAGCAAAACGTCTTGAAAAGTCGCTCCGCAGATATTACATAAAAAACAATGTGCGCCGTTTTGCTTTTGCAGCAGCAGCCTGTGCTGCTGTTCTGGTTCTGTCACTACTCTATTTACAGGAAAAACTGTATAAATCAAGAAATCAATTGATAACCTCCTCAGAATATATTGTAGGAAACGAGCTGAAGCAGGAAGATATTATGTTTATTACAGGAAACGAAACCGCTTCTTTCCAGCACAATATTGATATACAGATAAGTAGCGAAAAAACTGCGCAGATAAGAAGTGAATACCAAGATGCTGAAGAGATTTCTATCGAACAACACACAATGAACAAACTGATCGTTCCTTATGGGAAACAATCGAGAATTACGCTGGCTGACGGAACACAGGTGTGGCTAAATTCCGGCACCACCCTGGAATTTCCATCTTCTTTTACAAAAAATAAACGGGAGGTATATCTCACAGGTGAAATGTATATAGAAGTGGCTCCTGATAAAAACAGATCATTTTACGTACATACTTCCGACTTTAACGTAAGAGTGTACGGAACCAAATTCAATGCTTCGTCATATGCCGGTTCGCCTGCATCTGTGGTTTTGGTAGAAGGAAGCATCGGTTTACAGTCGGATGATGGTAAGCAGGAATTACGATTATCTCCCGATGAACAAGCAGTTTACTCTGATAACGGCACCTTTCAAACCAAAAGAGTGAATGTGCAACCATTTATTAGTTGGAAAGACGGATATTTAACATTTGAAGACACCCCTGTGACCGAAGCTCTGAAACAAATAGAAAGATATTATAACCTTTCGTTCAATTATGGCGATGAAGTCTCTTTTCAGGGAATTACATGTACAGGGAAGATCATCCTATCGGATAATCTAGACAATGTGATGACGGCTCTTACGTTGATCTCCGCCATGAAATACAAAAAGAAAGACAAACTTATATACATCTATAAAAAATAA
- a CDS encoding SusC/RagA family TonB-linked outer membrane protein encodes MRTTLFLLFFCILFSQAADSYSQETSFTLDLKSTSIKEICEELEKKSDFRFIFAGNVKTILKKKVNLTVDSKNIEEILNSILSNTNLVYKILEDQVVIYQDDEEDTSKEIEKILSELTIQQQSTVKGKVVDQQGEPLPGVTITIDGTPRGVITDIDGTFSISAQPKDKLVFSFVGMEVQTVEVGIKTTIDVVMREKIDELEEVTIVAFGKQKKESVISSISTVKTSELKVPSSNLTTAFAGRVAGLISYQTSGEPGSDNAQFFIRGITTFGADAKKDPLILIDGVELTADDLARLNTDDIASFSIMKDATATALYGARGANGVILVTTKEGREGKMQVNARIENSFSTPTQIVKLADPITYMNMHNEAVLTRDPNGIREYSAEKIEMTQRGLYPNIFPATDWYKAMFNDYTINQRANISVSGGGSIARYYVAASIAKDNGNLKVDRRNNFNSNIDLTKYTVRSNVNVNLTKSTELIMRLSSTFDDYRGPIDGGSAMYRKVMQANPVYFKPSYEPDEQFDYVNHVLFGNYATADYINPYAQALRGYRDYSKNMTMTQFELKQNLDMLTDGLTFRTMVNMNRFSEFTVVREYSPFYYSIDSYNLANNSYTLKNLNPESGDTFLKYSPGARNINTVFYLESAFEYNKNITDKHHLNGLLVYIMRQEKNGIADNLLLSLPNRNLGLSGRLAYNYDSRYFGEFNFGYNGSERFSKEHRWGFFPSVGLAWMLSNEQFFSDLNNLFPQFKLKATYGLVGNDAIGSNNDRFYYLSQVDMNASRNVNWGAMMNYNPAGIDVSRYANDRIGWETAYKTNVGAEISVKGGLSANIDIFHERRKNILLTRVIPQTMGIIPAIKANLGVASGKGIDVELNYEKFITNDFYVTGRGTFTYASSEVLEWEEPDYTGTPWRSKVGYSINQNWGYIAERLFIDEREVGNSPTQFGNVMGGDIKYRDVNNDGVISALDQVPIGYPTVPEINFGFGTTIGYKGFDFSFFFQGSGRQSFWLNIGNIQPFVDGDTNDNLIGQNAVLQAIANNYWTESKRNSYAFWPRLSTYSITNNNQASTWWMQDASFLRLKSAEFGYTLPRRLTEKIYMSNCRIYLSGTNLLSWSRFKLWDPEMAGNGLGYPLQRVINLGLNVNF; translated from the coding sequence ATGAGAACAACACTGTTCCTGTTATTTTTCTGCATCCTTTTTTCGCAAGCTGCCGATAGCTATTCACAGGAAACATCATTCACTCTGGATTTAAAATCGACCTCTATAAAAGAGATTTGTGAAGAGTTGGAAAAGAAAAGCGATTTTCGATTTATTTTCGCAGGAAATGTTAAAACGATCCTCAAGAAGAAGGTGAACCTGACTGTAGACTCCAAAAATATCGAAGAGATTCTCAATAGTATACTATCCAATACAAATCTAGTGTACAAAATATTAGAAGATCAAGTTGTTATTTATCAGGATGATGAAGAAGACACCTCTAAAGAAATTGAAAAAATACTTTCCGAACTAACTATACAACAACAAAGTACAGTTAAGGGCAAAGTGGTCGATCAACAAGGTGAGCCGCTTCCAGGTGTAACGATCACTATAGATGGTACACCTCGTGGAGTTATAACCGATATAGACGGAACATTTTCAATTAGTGCACAACCCAAAGATAAATTGGTTTTTTCATTTGTTGGGATGGAAGTTCAGACCGTTGAAGTGGGTATCAAAACCACAATTGATGTTGTGATGCGTGAAAAAATTGACGAATTAGAGGAAGTTACCATAGTAGCATTTGGAAAACAAAAGAAAGAAAGTGTGATTTCGTCAATCTCAACAGTTAAAACAAGTGAATTAAAAGTACCCAGTAGCAATCTTACTACTGCCTTTGCAGGACGCGTAGCAGGGCTGATTTCATATCAAACCAGTGGTGAGCCTGGGAGTGACAATGCGCAGTTTTTCATCCGAGGAATTACCACTTTCGGGGCAGATGCTAAGAAAGACCCGCTGATCTTGATTGATGGCGTTGAATTAACTGCAGATGATTTGGCTCGGTTAAACACCGACGATATTGCCAGCTTCTCCATTATGAAAGACGCTACAGCGACTGCCCTCTATGGTGCCCGAGGCGCCAACGGCGTAATATTGGTAACAACAAAAGAGGGAAGGGAAGGAAAAATGCAAGTAAATGCTAGGATCGAAAATTCCTTTTCCACTCCAACGCAAATAGTAAAACTAGCTGACCCAATCACCTATATGAATATGCATAACGAAGCGGTACTGACGCGTGACCCCAATGGTATCAGGGAATATTCCGCTGAAAAAATAGAGATGACACAGCGAGGTCTATATCCCAATATCTTTCCGGCAACTGACTGGTATAAAGCAATGTTTAATGACTATACCATCAACCAACGAGCCAATATTAGTGTTAGTGGAGGTGGTTCAATTGCTCGTTACTACGTAGCCGCAAGTATTGCAAAAGATAATGGAAATTTGAAGGTCGACCGGCGGAACAATTTCAACTCAAACATCGACCTTACAAAGTACACTGTGCGATCGAATGTGAACGTTAATCTAACAAAGAGTACAGAACTAATCATGCGGTTAAGTTCAACATTTGACGATTATCGGGGACCGATCGACGGTGGATCTGCTATGTATCGCAAGGTAATGCAGGCCAACCCAGTTTACTTCAAACCATCATACGAACCAGACGAACAATTTGATTATGTGAACCATGTGCTTTTTGGCAACTATGCTACGGCTGACTACATAAACCCCTATGCCCAAGCTCTGAGAGGTTATCGTGATTATAGCAAAAACATGACTATGACCCAATTCGAGTTAAAACAGAATCTAGATATGTTAACCGATGGTCTAACATTCCGTACAATGGTCAACATGAACCGTTTTTCGGAGTTTACAGTTGTCAGGGAATATTCACCGTTCTATTACAGTATCGATTCTTATAATTTAGCTAACAATTCCTATACGCTTAAAAACCTGAATCCTGAATCCGGGGATACATTCCTGAAATACAGCCCTGGCGCAAGGAACATCAACACTGTGTTTTATCTTGAATCGGCTTTCGAATACAACAAGAATATTACGGATAAACACCATCTCAATGGTTTGCTTGTCTATATCATGCGACAGGAGAAGAACGGCATTGCCGATAACCTGTTGCTTTCGTTACCCAACCGTAACCTCGGCTTGTCCGGTCGTTTGGCCTATAACTATGACAGCCGCTACTTTGGTGAGTTCAACTTCGGATACAATGGCTCTGAACGTTTCTCGAAGGAACATCGGTGGGGTTTTTTCCCTTCGGTAGGACTCGCATGGATGCTCTCAAACGAACAATTCTTCAGTGATTTGAACAATCTTTTTCCACAGTTTAAACTGAAAGCGACCTATGGGCTGGTGGGTAATGACGCAATCGGTAGTAATAACGATCGCTTTTATTACCTGTCACAGGTTGATATGAACGCATCGAGGAACGTTAACTGGGGAGCAATGATGAATTATAACCCGGCTGGCATAGATGTCTCGCGATATGCCAATGACCGGATCGGTTGGGAAACTGCCTATAAGACGAATGTGGGTGCTGAAATCTCGGTTAAAGGCGGACTGTCGGCAAACATCGATATTTTCCATGAGAGAAGGAAAAACATCCTGCTTACACGTGTCATTCCTCAGACAATGGGTATTATCCCTGCAATCAAGGCAAACCTGGGTGTTGCCAGTGGTAAAGGGATCGACGTGGAGTTGAATTACGAGAAATTCATCACGAATGACTTCTATGTCACTGGTCGAGGTACATTTACCTATGCCAGCAGTGAGGTGTTAGAATGGGAAGAGCCTGATTATACCGGCACTCCATGGCGGTCTAAAGTGGGTTACAGTATCAACCAAAACTGGGGCTATATTGCCGAACGCCTGTTTATTGATGAACGTGAAGTAGGCAATTCACCAACACAATTCGGAAATGTAATGGGTGGTGATATCAAGTATCGCGACGTTAATAACGATGGAGTGATTTCCGCTTTAGACCAAGTTCCTATCGGTTACCCTACCGTTCCTGAAATCAACTTTGGATTTGGGACAACGATTGGCTATAAGGGTTTTGATTTTTCTTTCTTTTTTCAGGGATCAGGACGTCAATCCTTCTGGCTCAACATCGGAAACATCCAACCATTTGTTGATGGTGACACTAATGACAACTTAATAGGGCAGAATGCCGTGCTACAAGCCATTGCCAACAATTACTGGACAGAAAGCAAACGAAATTCCTATGCTTTCTGGCCACGGTTATCAACTTACAGTATTACAAACAACAATCAAGCCAGTACATGGTGGATGCAGGATGCTTCTTTTTTACGCCTCAAATCGGCAGAATTCGGATATACTTTACCTAGAAGGCTGACAGAAAAAATATATATGAGTAACTGTAGAATCTATCTTAGTGGCACTAATCTGTTATCTTGGAGTCGTTTTAAACTGTGGGATCCAGAAATGGCAGGTAATGGACTTGGATATCCGTTGCAAAGGGTAATCAACTTAGGATTGAACGTGAATTTTTAA
- a CDS encoding RagB/SusD family nutrient uptake outer membrane protein: MKSMIKNTVCILFATFVISCNYLDVVPDNIPTLDDAFANRYTAEQYLATCYWGLPKAAGWDQNPAFLGSMEMIMNSNFRTSGGMRHALGEDNPTSPVINYWGSTATTIRSLYAGIRECNTFLDNIERVQDLKSDERDRMIAEVKTIKAWMHFYLITYYGPICPLKESTPINTSTTGIRVYREKIDDCFNYVLELLNEVIAIDALPDRITNRTTELGRFTQAVPYALKARVLTYWASDLFNGNTDYNSFKNHLGEPFFNQVKDVSRWTIAAEACKEAIEVCKANDIRLYQPSDYMQTKPMSDTTLLINTLRSAVSDQQNTNVELIYGNTSYPSGSNVQRHCLPRFEAGSAANATSRLAVPLHIVDLFYSSNGLPLEDDQSWSENDKYNNRFQTLRVGDESHRYVIQLGEITSQINFDRELRFYAALGFDRGKWYGNHYNNEPNNDAEAMFPMARYSEFSNRVANNEYNATGYWAKKLVNLNTRWRDANELTYLSFPYPDMRFADLLLLAAETINEATPGEDNAPANPEVYTYINMIRERAGLEGLVESYQKYAVADKKNKPATKGGMREIIRRERKVELSLEGQDYWDRKRWKTAHLELNRNIEGWNVTAEDTSPSAYYMPTTIYTQRFTLRDYFAPIPESDLVNNPQLVQNPGW, from the coding sequence ATGAAATCAATGATAAAAAATACTGTTTGTATATTATTTGCCACTTTTGTGATATCATGTAATTATCTAGATGTGGTTCCAGACAATATTCCTACATTGGATGATGCTTTTGCCAATCGGTATACTGCAGAACAGTATCTTGCCACCTGTTACTGGGGACTTCCCAAGGCAGCAGGTTGGGATCAGAATCCAGCATTTCTCGGGTCTATGGAAATGATAATGAATTCAAATTTCCGCACGAGTGGCGGCATGAGACATGCATTAGGAGAAGACAATCCCACATCGCCTGTCATCAACTACTGGGGCAGTACAGCTACGACAATCCGGTCACTATATGCAGGTATCCGTGAATGCAATACCTTCCTGGACAATATAGAAAGGGTACAGGACCTCAAAAGTGACGAACGTGACCGGATGATCGCAGAGGTGAAAACAATAAAGGCCTGGATGCACTTTTACCTGATTACCTACTATGGTCCCATCTGCCCATTGAAAGAAAGCACACCAATCAACACCTCAACCACGGGTATCCGTGTCTATAGGGAAAAGATAGATGATTGCTTTAACTACGTGCTGGAGTTACTTAATGAAGTAATTGCCATTGATGCTTTGCCCGACCGTATTACCAACCGCACCACAGAACTGGGGCGTTTCACGCAGGCAGTTCCCTATGCATTGAAGGCAAGGGTGTTGACTTATTGGGCAAGTGATCTTTTCAACGGTAATACCGATTACAATTCGTTTAAAAACCACCTGGGTGAACCTTTTTTCAATCAGGTAAAAGATGTGTCCCGCTGGACAATTGCAGCTGAAGCTTGCAAGGAAGCAATTGAAGTCTGTAAGGCTAACGATATACGTTTGTATCAGCCATCCGATTATATGCAGACAAAACCCATGTCTGACACCACCCTGCTCATCAACACGCTCCGTAGTGCAGTAAGCGATCAACAAAACACCAACGTCGAGCTGATATATGGCAATACCTCATATCCCAGCGGATCCAATGTACAGCGTCACTGCTTACCAAGGTTTGAAGCTGGGTCGGCCGCTAACGCTACCTCAAGGCTGGCAGTTCCACTGCACATTGTTGACCTGTTTTATTCATCAAATGGACTTCCGTTGGAAGATGATCAAAGCTGGTCTGAGAATGACAAATACAATAACCGCTTTCAAACACTTAGAGTGGGTGATGAGTCACACAGATATGTAATTCAACTCGGTGAAATTACATCACAAATCAATTTTGATCGAGAATTACGTTTCTATGCTGCACTCGGTTTCGATCGTGGCAAGTGGTATGGCAACCATTACAACAATGAACCGAATAACGATGCGGAAGCAATGTTTCCCATGGCACGGTACTCTGAATTTTCCAACCGTGTGGCAAACAACGAATATAATGCTACAGGATACTGGGCAAAGAAGCTGGTCAACCTGAACACCCGTTGGCGTGACGCCAATGAATTGACATATTTGAGCTTTCCCTATCCTGACATGCGTTTTGCCGACTTGTTGCTGTTGGCCGCCGAAACAATCAATGAAGCGACCCCCGGTGAGGACAATGCTCCAGCCAATCCTGAGGTTTACACCTACATCAACATGATCAGAGAACGTGCCGGATTGGAGGGATTAGTGGAAAGTTATCAGAAATATGCTGTCGCTGACAAAAAAAACAAACCCGCAACCAAAGGAGGCATGAGGGAGATTATCCGACGTGAAAGGAAAGTTGAATTATCACTCGAAGGCCAGGACTACTGGGACAGGAAGCGCTGGAAAACGGCACATCTGGAGTTAAACCGGAATATCGAGGGTTGGAATGTAACAGCAGAGGATACAAGCCCCAGCGCTTATTACATGCCAACAACAATCTATACACAAAGATTTACGCTTAGAGATTATTTTGCACCTATCCCAGAAAGCGATCTAGTCAATAATCCTCAGCTAGTTCAAAACCCGGGATGGTAA
- a CDS encoding DUF4959 domain-containing protein encodes MKATQLLFAVLVSLIFFSCEEKQLEPINISKGKPAPVSDVVVMYAPGGAILSFKLPPDDDVLAVKAVYKLSNGKVRESITSFYGDNLKIEGYNDTNEHEVLLYTVSRSQELSDPLLVKFTPQESPLSKATRTMEISSDFGGAYYTWKNLDKVLLTAEMLVESDNGKMQTARIVTSNLEAPFFSIRGYEPIPRKFAIILKDNWDNVSDTIYPEGETVTPWLEMTLDKNLWSIYKVNGSYLPGDGTFTNWEGRDEYMFDDDVNTFGHSYSGSLPVGITIDLGKPAMLSRVTFFQRFQNGVYYSWGNPRRIIVYGRKEAPTTGNWDEWTQLIDYTMIKPSGTNDQYSVNTDEDRLAALNGHEASFPISSDSYRYLRFRFMTSWENRPYVHPAEITVQGIYED; translated from the coding sequence ATGAAGGCAACACAATTATTATTTGCAGTTTTGGTTTCACTGATATTTTTTTCATGTGAAGAAAAGCAACTGGAACCGATTAACATATCAAAAGGCAAACCTGCTCCGGTAAGCGATGTGGTAGTTATGTATGCACCAGGTGGCGCAATCCTCTCGTTTAAGTTGCCTCCCGACGATGATGTGCTGGCCGTGAAGGCAGTTTACAAGCTTAGTAACGGTAAGGTGCGAGAATCGATTACCTCCTTTTATGGAGATAACCTGAAAATTGAAGGTTACAACGATACCAATGAACATGAAGTGCTTTTATATACCGTAAGCCGTTCACAGGAGCTCTCTGACCCACTGTTGGTCAAATTTACCCCACAGGAATCGCCGCTGAGCAAGGCTACCAGAACAATGGAGATTTCCAGTGACTTTGGCGGTGCTTACTATACCTGGAAAAACCTGGATAAAGTACTTCTTACTGCAGAAATGCTTGTGGAATCTGACAATGGGAAAATGCAGACTGCCAGGATTGTGACCTCAAACCTAGAAGCTCCCTTTTTCAGCATTCGAGGTTATGAGCCTATCCCCAGGAAATTTGCCATCATACTAAAGGACAACTGGGACAACGTTTCTGATACAATTTATCCCGAGGGAGAAACTGTTACCCCCTGGCTTGAAATGACACTGGACAAGAATCTATGGTCGATTTACAAAGTAAATGGAAGCTACCTACCGGGTGATGGTACATTTACAAACTGGGAAGGCCGTGACGAATATATGTTCGATGACGACGTAAATACCTTTGGACACAGCTATTCCGGGTCACTACCAGTGGGCATCACGATAGATCTGGGTAAACCGGCCATGCTGAGCCGGGTGACATTCTTCCAAAGATTCCAAAATGGGGTCTATTATTCATGGGGAAATCCACGTAGGATTATTGTCTATGGCAGAAAGGAAGCCCCGACTACCGGCAACTGGGATGAATGGACACAACTTATTGATTACACAATGATCAAGCCCTCTGGAACCAACGACCAATACTCGGTTAATACCGATGAAGACCGTCTGGCTGCCTTAAACGGACATGAAGCTTCTTTTCCGATCTCGTCAGACTCTTACCGGTATCTCCGGTTCAGGTTCATGACTTCCTGGGAAAACAGGCCTTATGTGCATCCAGCTGAAATTACTGTACAGGGAATATACGAGGATTAG